The Vibrio nitrifigilis genome window below encodes:
- the waaA gene encoding lipid IV(A) 3-deoxy-D-manno-octulosonic acid transferase: MFRALYTLLITLVSPFFLYSLLKKHADKPHIGKRWKEYFGFCAPVTHKQADEIIWLHTVSVGEVLGASDFVRTLKKRYPNKTVVLTTTTTTGAQQAEKLGDLVEHRFMPLDFPWAIKRFIRTITPSQLLIMETELWPNTLAVTHQQGIPISIINARLSERSAQRYQKLASLGRFLARHIHHIYCLHQDDAQRFAQLGFSHDQLSVTGSLKFDISISPEDKAAGSSLRNTIGQQRQVWIAASTHQGEDEIVLNAHQYLLEKYPDALLVLVPRHPERFQSVFELVKQMKLRAVRRTQATEIGHDIQVYLADTMGEMKQLLAACDICFMGGSLIGDKVGGHNLLEPAALGLPTITGPSYFNFTDITNQLLAAQATVVCDSSDAISQQLITLFNEPEKIAEQGAQAQQVVNRNRGSINNTLAGLFPHEES, translated from the coding sequence ATGTTTCGAGCGCTGTACACTTTACTCATCACGTTAGTCTCGCCATTTTTCCTTTATTCATTACTCAAAAAGCATGCGGATAAACCTCATATTGGGAAACGCTGGAAAGAGTACTTTGGTTTTTGTGCACCAGTAACGCATAAACAAGCCGATGAAATTATTTGGCTGCATACCGTGTCTGTCGGTGAAGTGTTAGGTGCGAGTGATTTTGTCCGAACATTAAAAAAACGTTATCCAAATAAAACGGTAGTCTTGACGACAACCACCACGACCGGTGCTCAACAAGCTGAAAAGCTAGGAGATTTGGTCGAACACCGCTTTATGCCATTAGACTTTCCTTGGGCGATAAAGCGCTTTATTCGCACTATTACCCCTAGCCAATTGCTCATTATGGAAACAGAATTGTGGCCAAATACGTTGGCAGTTACCCATCAGCAAGGGATTCCTATTTCCATTATTAACGCCCGGCTTTCGGAGCGAAGTGCTCAGAGGTATCAAAAATTAGCGTCACTTGGCCGCTTTTTAGCGCGTCATATTCATCATATTTACTGTTTGCATCAAGATGATGCACAACGTTTTGCTCAACTGGGTTTTTCCCATGATCAATTATCGGTAACGGGGTCGTTAAAGTTTGATATATCGATATCTCCAGAGGACAAGGCCGCGGGGTCGTCTTTGCGAAATACAATCGGGCAACAGCGCCAAGTATGGATAGCTGCGAGTACCCACCAAGGAGAAGATGAAATCGTATTGAATGCTCATCAATATCTTCTTGAGAAATATCCTGATGCACTGTTAGTGTTGGTTCCTCGCCACCCGGAGCGTTTTCAATCGGTATTTGAGTTAGTTAAGCAAATGAAGCTTCGTGCCGTAAGAAGAACGCAAGCAACAGAAATTGGTCATGATATACAGGTCTACTTAGCAGACACCATGGGTGAAATGAAGCAATTACTTGCGGCTTGTGATATCTGTTTTATGGGGGGAAGCCTAATTGGAGATAAAGTAGGTGGGCACAATTTACTTGAACCCGCAGCGCTAGGGTTACCAACCATAACAGGACCTAGTTATTTTAATTTTACCGATATTACGAATCAGTTATTAGCAGCCCAAGCAACTGTTGTATGCGATTCATCAGACGCGATTAGCCAACAGTTGATAACACTGTTTAATGAACCAGAAAAAATCGCTGAGCAAGGTGCCCAAGCGCAGCAGGTGGTAAACCGTAACCGAGGCTCAATTAACAATACTTTAGCCGGATTATTTCCCCATGAAGAATCTTGA